A single genomic interval of Caretta caretta isolate rCarCar2 chromosome 23, rCarCar1.hap1, whole genome shotgun sequence harbors:
- the LOC125628027 gene encoding sphingolipid delta(4)-desaturase/C4-monooxygenase DES2 isoform X1 has product MKDRGHNRDPKQCRMKLKELRQAYQKTREANGRSGSEPQPCRFYDELHAILGGSATTTPAVLFDSFNGDGGNTEAGFGDEEDDDEEEEVVDSSEQASRETGFPDSQELFLTLDLEPVPPEPTQGCLLDPAGGEGTSAKYPEIKKLMGPDPQLKWVVTLMVLTQLVACYLVKDLPWKWVFFWAYAFGGCLNHSMTLAIHDISHNVAFGNKEAKWNRLFGMFANLPIGVPYATSFKKYHVDHHRYLAGDGLDVDIPTAFEGRFFHSPPRKILWLFLQPVFYILRPLYVNPKPVTGLEVINVAVQLAYDLLIYSLWGPKPIFYMIAGSTLAMGIHPISGHFIAEHYMYLKGYDTFSYYGPLNWLTFNVGYHMEHHDFPSIPGSKLPLVKKIAAEYYDHLPYHTSWVCVLWDFVFCESLGPFARVKRKYKVAKAE; this is encoded by the exons atgaaggacagaggccataacagggacccgaagcagtgccgcatgaaactgaaggagctgaggcaagcctaccagaaaaccagagaggcgaacggccgctccgggtcagagccccaaccatgccgcttctatgatgagctgcatgccattttagggggttcagccaccactaccccagccgtgttgtttgactccttcaatggagatggaggcaatacggaagcaggttttggggacgaagaagatgatgatgaggaggaggaggttgtagatagctcagagcaagcaagcagagaaaccggttttcctgacagccaggaactgtttctcaccctggacctggagccagtaccccccgaacccacccaaggctgcctcctggacccagcaggcggagaagggacctctg CCAAGTACCCTGAGATCAAGAAGCTGATGGGTCCAGATCCCCAGCTGAAGTGGGTAGTGACCCTGATGGTGCTGACCCAGCTGGTGGCCTGCTACCTGGTGAAGGACCTGCCTTGGAAGTGGGTCTTCTTCTGGGCTTACGCCTTCGGGGGCTGCCTCAACCACTCCATGACACTGGCCATCCATGACATCTCCCACAACGTGGCCTTCGGCAACAAGGAGGCCAAGTGGAACCGCCTCTTCGGCATGTTCGCCAACCTGCCCATCGGGGTCCCCTACGCCACCTCCTTCAAGAAGTACCATGTCGACCACCACCGCTACCTGGCCGGGGACGGGCTCGACGTGGACATCCCCACGGCCTTCGAGGGACGCTTCTTCCACTCGCCGCCCCGCAAGATCCTctggctctttctgcagcccGTCTTCTACATCCTGCGGCCCCTCTACGTCAACCCCAAGCCCGTCACTGGCCTGGAGGTGATCAACGTCGCCGTGCAGCTGGCTTATGACCTCTTGATCTACTCCTTGTGGGGGCCCAAGCCCATCTTCTACATGATCGCCGGCTCCACACTGGCCATGGGGATCCATCCCATCTCCGGACATTTCATCGCTGAGCACTACATGTATCTCAAGGGCTACGACACCTTCTCCTACTACGGCCCCTTGAACTGGCTGACCTTCAACGTGGGTTATCACATGGAGCATCATGATTTCCCCAGCATCCCGGGCAGCAAGCTGCCACTG GTGAAGAAGATCGCTGCTGAGTACTACGACCATCTGCCCTACCACACCTCCTGGGTCTGCGTCCTCTGGGACTTTGTCTTCTGCGAGTCACTGGGGCCCTTCGCCCGCGTGAAGAGGAAGTACAAAGTGGCCAAGGCGGAGTGA
- the LOC125628027 gene encoding sphingolipid delta(4)-desaturase/C4-monooxygenase DES2 isoform X2, with protein MGPDPQLKWVVTLMVLTQLVACYLVKDLPWKWVFFWAYAFGGCLNHSMTLAIHDISHNVAFGNKEAKWNRLFGMFANLPIGVPYATSFKKYHVDHHRYLAGDGLDVDIPTAFEGRFFHSPPRKILWLFLQPVFYILRPLYVNPKPVTGLEVINVAVQLAYDLLIYSLWGPKPIFYMIAGSTLAMGIHPISGHFIAEHYMYLKGYDTFSYYGPLNWLTFNVGYHMEHHDFPSIPGSKLPLVKKIAAEYYDHLPYHTSWVCVLWDFVFCESLGPFARVKRKYKVAKAE; from the exons ATGGGTCCAGATCCCCAGCTGAAGTGGGTAGTGACCCTGATGGTGCTGACCCAGCTGGTGGCCTGCTACCTGGTGAAGGACCTGCCTTGGAAGTGGGTCTTCTTCTGGGCTTACGCCTTCGGGGGCTGCCTCAACCACTCCATGACACTGGCCATCCATGACATCTCCCACAACGTGGCCTTCGGCAACAAGGAGGCCAAGTGGAACCGCCTCTTCGGCATGTTCGCCAACCTGCCCATCGGGGTCCCCTACGCCACCTCCTTCAAGAAGTACCATGTCGACCACCACCGCTACCTGGCCGGGGACGGGCTCGACGTGGACATCCCCACGGCCTTCGAGGGACGCTTCTTCCACTCGCCGCCCCGCAAGATCCTctggctctttctgcagcccGTCTTCTACATCCTGCGGCCCCTCTACGTCAACCCCAAGCCCGTCACTGGCCTGGAGGTGATCAACGTCGCCGTGCAGCTGGCTTATGACCTCTTGATCTACTCCTTGTGGGGGCCCAAGCCCATCTTCTACATGATCGCCGGCTCCACACTGGCCATGGGGATCCATCCCATCTCCGGACATTTCATCGCTGAGCACTACATGTATCTCAAGGGCTACGACACCTTCTCCTACTACGGCCCCTTGAACTGGCTGACCTTCAACGTGGGTTATCACATGGAGCATCATGATTTCCCCAGCATCCCGGGCAGCAAGCTGCCACTG GTGAAGAAGATCGCTGCTGAGTACTACGACCATCTGCCCTACCACACCTCCTGGGTCTGCGTCCTCTGGGACTTTGTCTTCTGCGAGTCACTGGGGCCCTTCGCCCGCGTGAAGAGGAAGTACAAAGTGGCCAAGGCGGAGTGA